In Monodelphis domestica isolate mMonDom1 chromosome 3, mMonDom1.pri, whole genome shotgun sequence, the following proteins share a genomic window:
- the LOC107651962 gene encoding zinc finger protein 383-like isoform X2, producing MAFERDRFPAQLFQSSKCHTGYIHPHYKLQPPHLKRSRLQAPSLSGLSEGLVFKDVAVDFTREEWCLLSPPQKELYKEVMLENAQNLLSVGLPGPPEDVISYLKQRKDPWMLEQEGLRSCCPEGEIRPEMKVNPTEMSPSVEEMDLRRYMSDGPNNFAFREFGVAPQNSSHIDHQRMHTEEKSNKSNQCRKTFIHRSHLLGYQRMHTEEKLYECKECEKTFHRSSDLARHQRIHTGEKPYECKQCGKTFTMNYNLAVHQRIHTGERPYECKQCGKTFTMNSNLARHQRIHTDERHYECNHCGKTFTMNSYLAVHQRIHTRAKPYECKQCGKTFTMNSNLSVHQRIHTGVKPYECKHCGKTFRSGSYLAVHQRIHTGEKPYECKQCGKTFTDNSNLGRHQRIHTGAKPFECKECGKTFTMNSSLPRHQRVHTKEKPYACKQCGKTFTDNSNLDVHQRIHAGEKPYECKQCGKTFTTNSSLAIHQRIHTGEKP from the exons CTATTCCAGTCCTCCAAGTGCCACACTGGATACATTCACCCCCATTACAAGTTGCAACCTCCCCACCTCAAGAGAAGTAGACTGCAAGCACCAAGTCTCTCTGGCCTCAGT GAGGGGTTGGtgttcaaggatgtggctgtggacttcaccagGGAGGAGTGGtgcctcttgtcccctccccagaaggagctgtacaaggaggtgatgctggagaatgcccagaacctgctctctgtgg GGCTTCCAGGTCCCCCAGAAGATGTGATCTCTTATTTGAAGCAGAGAAAAGACCCCTGGATGCTGGAGCAAGAAGGTCTGAGGAGCTGCTGCCCAg aaggAGAAATCAGACCTGAAATGAAGGTGAATCCAACAGAGATGAGCCCTTCTGTGGAAGAAATGGACCTACGAAGATACATGAGTGATGGTCCCAATAACTTTGCTTTCAGAGAATTTGGTGTTGCACCTCAAAATTCATCTCATATTGATCATCAAAGAATGCACACTGAAGAAAAATCTAATAAAAGTAATCAGTGTAGAAAGACATTTATTCACAGATCCCACCTTCTTGGAtatcagagaatgcacactgaggagaaactttatgaatgcaAGGAATGTGAAAAGACCTTCCATCGAAGCTCCGATCTtgctagacatcagagaatccacactggggagaaaccttatgaatgcaaacaatgtggaaagacattcacaatGAATTacaatcttgctgtacatcagagaatccacactggtgagagaccttatgaatgcaagcaatgtggaaagacattcacaatGAATTCCAATCTtgctagacatcagagaatccacactgatGAGAGACACTATGAATGCAATcattgtggaaagacattcacaatGAACTCctatcttgctgtacatcagagaatccacactcgggcgaaaccttatgaatgtaaacaatgtggaaagacattcacaatGAACTCCAATCTTagtgtacatcagagaatccacacgggggtgaaaccttatgaatgtaaacactgtggaaagacaTTCCGTTCAGGCTCctatcttgctgtacatcagagaatccacactggggaaaaaccttatgaatgcaagcaatgtggaaagacattcacagaTAATTCCAATCTTGGTAGACATCAGAGAATACACACTGGGGCAAAACCTTTTGAATGCaaggaatgtggaaagacattcacgatgaactccagtcttcctagacatcagagagtccacactaAGGAGAAACCTTATGcatgtaagcagtgtggaaagacattcacagaTAACTCCAATCTTgatgtacatcagagaatccatgctggagagaaaccttatgaatgcaagcagtgtggaaaaacATTCACAACGAACTCCAgtcttgctatacatcagaggattcacactggagagaaaccttaa
- the LOC107651962 gene encoding zinc finger protein 420-like isoform X3: protein MAFERDRFPAQLFQSSKCHTGYIHPHYKLQPPHLKRSRLQAPSLSGLSEGLVFKDVAVDFTREEWCLLSPPQKELYKEVMLENAQNLLSVEGEIRPEMKVNPTEMSPSVEEMDLRRYMSDGPNNFAFREFGVAPQNSSHIDHQRMHTEEKSNKSNQCRKTFIHRSHLLGYQRMHTEEKLYECKECEKTFHRSSDLARHQRIHTGEKPYECKQCGKTFTMNYNLAVHQRIHTGERPYECKQCGKTFTMNSNLARHQRIHTDERHYECNHCGKTFTMNSYLAVHQRIHTRAKPYECKQCGKTFTMNSNLSVHQRIHTGVKPYECKHCGKTFRSGSYLAVHQRIHTGEKPYECKQCGKTFTDNSNLGRHQRIHTGAKPFECKECGKTFTMNSSLPRHQRVHTKEKPYACKQCGKTFTDNSNLDVHQRIHAGEKPYECKQCGKTFTTNSSLAIHQRIHTGEKP, encoded by the exons CTATTCCAGTCCTCCAAGTGCCACACTGGATACATTCACCCCCATTACAAGTTGCAACCTCCCCACCTCAAGAGAAGTAGACTGCAAGCACCAAGTCTCTCTGGCCTCAGT GAGGGGTTGGtgttcaaggatgtggctgtggacttcaccagGGAGGAGTGGtgcctcttgtcccctccccagaaggagctgtacaaggaggtgatgctggagaatgcccagaacctgctctctgtgg aaggAGAAATCAGACCTGAAATGAAGGTGAATCCAACAGAGATGAGCCCTTCTGTGGAAGAAATGGACCTACGAAGATACATGAGTGATGGTCCCAATAACTTTGCTTTCAGAGAATTTGGTGTTGCACCTCAAAATTCATCTCATATTGATCATCAAAGAATGCACACTGAAGAAAAATCTAATAAAAGTAATCAGTGTAGAAAGACATTTATTCACAGATCCCACCTTCTTGGAtatcagagaatgcacactgaggagaaactttatgaatgcaAGGAATGTGAAAAGACCTTCCATCGAAGCTCCGATCTtgctagacatcagagaatccacactggggagaaaccttatgaatgcaaacaatgtggaaagacattcacaatGAATTacaatcttgctgtacatcagagaatccacactggtgagagaccttatgaatgcaagcaatgtggaaagacattcacaatGAATTCCAATCTtgctagacatcagagaatccacactgatGAGAGACACTATGAATGCAATcattgtggaaagacattcacaatGAACTCctatcttgctgtacatcagagaatccacactcgggcgaaaccttatgaatgtaaacaatgtggaaagacattcacaatGAACTCCAATCTTagtgtacatcagagaatccacacgggggtgaaaccttatgaatgtaaacactgtggaaagacaTTCCGTTCAGGCTCctatcttgctgtacatcagagaatccacactggggaaaaaccttatgaatgcaagcaatgtggaaagacattcacagaTAATTCCAATCTTGGTAGACATCAGAGAATACACACTGGGGCAAAACCTTTTGAATGCaaggaatgtggaaagacattcacgatgaactccagtcttcctagacatcagagagtccacactaAGGAGAAACCTTATGcatgtaagcagtgtggaaagacattcacagaTAACTCCAATCTTgatgtacatcagagaatccatgctggagagaaaccttatgaatgcaagcagtgtggaaaaacATTCACAACGAACTCCAgtcttgctatacatcagaggattcacactggagagaaaccttaa
- the LOC107651962 gene encoding zinc finger protein 420-like isoform X4, with protein MAFERDRFPAQEGLVFKDVAVDFTREEWCLLSPPQKELYKEVMLENAQNLLSVGLPGPPEDVISYLKQRKDPWMLEQEGLRSCCPEGEIRPEMKVNPTEMSPSVEEMDLRRYMSDGPNNFAFREFGVAPQNSSHIDHQRMHTEEKSNKSNQCRKTFIHRSHLLGYQRMHTEEKLYECKECEKTFHRSSDLARHQRIHTGEKPYECKQCGKTFTMNYNLAVHQRIHTGERPYECKQCGKTFTMNSNLARHQRIHTDERHYECNHCGKTFTMNSYLAVHQRIHTRAKPYECKQCGKTFTMNSNLSVHQRIHTGVKPYECKHCGKTFRSGSYLAVHQRIHTGEKPYECKQCGKTFTDNSNLGRHQRIHTGAKPFECKECGKTFTMNSSLPRHQRVHTKEKPYACKQCGKTFTDNSNLDVHQRIHAGEKPYECKQCGKTFTTNSSLAIHQRIHTGEKP; from the exons GAGGGGTTGGtgttcaaggatgtggctgtggacttcaccagGGAGGAGTGGtgcctcttgtcccctccccagaaggagctgtacaaggaggtgatgctggagaatgcccagaacctgctctctgtgg GGCTTCCAGGTCCCCCAGAAGATGTGATCTCTTATTTGAAGCAGAGAAAAGACCCCTGGATGCTGGAGCAAGAAGGTCTGAGGAGCTGCTGCCCAg aaggAGAAATCAGACCTGAAATGAAGGTGAATCCAACAGAGATGAGCCCTTCTGTGGAAGAAATGGACCTACGAAGATACATGAGTGATGGTCCCAATAACTTTGCTTTCAGAGAATTTGGTGTTGCACCTCAAAATTCATCTCATATTGATCATCAAAGAATGCACACTGAAGAAAAATCTAATAAAAGTAATCAGTGTAGAAAGACATTTATTCACAGATCCCACCTTCTTGGAtatcagagaatgcacactgaggagaaactttatgaatgcaAGGAATGTGAAAAGACCTTCCATCGAAGCTCCGATCTtgctagacatcagagaatccacactggggagaaaccttatgaatgcaaacaatgtggaaagacattcacaatGAATTacaatcttgctgtacatcagagaatccacactggtgagagaccttatgaatgcaagcaatgtggaaagacattcacaatGAATTCCAATCTtgctagacatcagagaatccacactgatGAGAGACACTATGAATGCAATcattgtggaaagacattcacaatGAACTCctatcttgctgtacatcagagaatccacactcgggcgaaaccttatgaatgtaaacaatgtggaaagacattcacaatGAACTCCAATCTTagtgtacatcagagaatccacacgggggtgaaaccttatgaatgtaaacactgtggaaagacaTTCCGTTCAGGCTCctatcttgctgtacatcagagaatccacactggggaaaaaccttatgaatgcaagcaatgtggaaagacattcacagaTAATTCCAATCTTGGTAGACATCAGAGAATACACACTGGGGCAAAACCTTTTGAATGCaaggaatgtggaaagacattcacgatgaactccagtcttcctagacatcagagagtccacactaAGGAGAAACCTTATGcatgtaagcagtgtggaaagacattcacagaTAACTCCAATCTTgatgtacatcagagaatccatgctggagagaaaccttatgaatgcaagcagtgtggaaaaacATTCACAACGAACTCCAgtcttgctatacatcagaggattcacactggagagaaaccttaa